From one Cucurbita pepo subsp. pepo cultivar mu-cu-16 chromosome LG17, ASM280686v2, whole genome shotgun sequence genomic stretch:
- the LOC111778099 gene encoding uncharacterized protein LOC111778099 isoform X2: protein MGTPPAEELLRKIQELEEGQAHLKKEMSKFLLSGTSADSNSDHQIQYHHHHHQRSQSISPQRSRFAAAQRRGGAAGGSDSAAAAWKKGSSSFRHSSPLQRESRTCEPSNAAAGVGTSGGSGPAAVNFTNKQYLNILQSMGQSVHILDLNYRIIYWNRAAEIVYGYSAAEALGQDGIALLVDSEDFAFANDVILRVMAGKHWTGHFPVKNKMGQKFIVVATDTPFYDDGVLVGIICISSDSRPFQELKIPLAAGSKQQDADSSIVRSRSTVSTKLGLDPQQPLQVAIASKLSNLASKVSNKVKSKIRTGENSLDREGGSGDGYHSDHGFPDATLRDHREDANSSGASTPRGDSTTHGEFSQVEEQLSGKQVRNHDDEVKGKPTIQKMLSSKAEEWIAKKGLSWPWKGTEQEGGSEARAGRFAWPWLQNDQEVEPANHKSCSSSGRPEMQQNDGHRAANNEASGSWSSFNVNSTSSASSCGSTSSSAVNKVDSETDCLDFEILWEDLTIGEQIGQGSCGTVYHALWYGSDVAVKVFSKQEYSDDVILSFRQEVSLMKKLRHPNILLFMGVVTSPQRLCIVTEFLPRGSLLVNYRQLVLVEIITLKRKHKTPKET, encoded by the exons ATGGGAACTCCACCAGCAGAGGAGCTTCTGAGGAAGATCCAAGAGCTGGAGGAGGGTCAAGCCCATCTCAAGAAGGAAATGtccaaatttcttctctctggAACTTCCGCTGACTCGAACTCTGACCACCAAATCCagtatcatcatcatcaccatcAGCGTTCTCAATCGATATCGCCTCAGCGCTCTAGATTTGCTGCGGCTCAGAGGAGAGGTGGCGCTGCTGGAGGTTCAGACAGCGCCGCGGCGGCGTGGAAGAAAGGCTCTTCCTCGTTTCGGCATTCTTCTCCACTTCAGAGGGAGAGTAGGACTTGTGAACCCTCGAATGCCGCCGCCGGAGTCGGAACCAGCGGCGGCTCTGGCCCCGCCGCCGTTAATTTCACCAACAAACAGTATCTCAATATCTTGCAGTCAATGGGACAGTCTGTTCATATTTTAGACCTAAATTATCGCATAATTTACTG GAACCGAGCTGCTGAAATCGTGTATGGATATTCTGCGGCGGAGGCTCTCGGCCAGGATGGCATTGCGCTTCTAGTAGACTCTGAGGACTTTGCCTTTGCAAATGATGTAATTCTTCGTGTTATGGCGGGTAAGCATTGGACTGGTCACTTCCCTGTGAAGAACAAGATGGGGCAGAAGTTTATAGTTGTTGCCACCGACACTCCCTTCTACGATGATGGTGTATTGGTCGGGATCATCTGTATATCGAGCGACTCACGGCCATTTCAAGAGTTGAAGATTCCTTTAGCAGCAGGTTCTAAACAGCAGGATGCAGATTCAAGCATTGTCCGATCAAGAAGCACGGTTTCAACTAAACTTGGTCTTGATCCTCAGCAGCCTCTGCAAGTAGCAATTGCTTCAAAGTTATCAAACTTG GCATCAAAGGTAAGCAACAAAGTCAAGTCCAAAATTCGAACTGGAGAAAACAGCTTGGATCGTGAAGGTGGAAGCGGAGATGGTTATCACTCTGATCATGGCTTTCCAGATGCAACTCTTCGTGACCATCGGGAGGACGCAAATTCAAGTGGAGCTAGCACACCTCGTGGAGATTCCACGACGCATGGTGAGTTTTCCCAGGTTGAAGAGCAATTATCTGGCAAACAGGTCAGGAATCATGATGATGAGGTTAAAGGAAAGCCTACCATTCAGAAGATGTTATCCTCAAAAGCAGAAGAGTGGATTGCTAAGAAGGGCTTATCGTGGCCGTGGAAAGGGACCGAGCAGGAAGGAGGATCTGAAGCAAGGGCAGGCCGTTTTGCCTGGCCTTGGTTACAAAATGATCAAGAAGTTGAACCAGCAAATCATAAGAGTTGCTCTT CATCTGGGAGACCAGAAATGCAGCAAAACGACGGTCATCGAGCAGCCAATAACGAGGCCTCGGGATCCTGGTCATCGTTCAATGTTAACAGCACAAGCAGTGCCAGTAGCTGTGGAAGTACCAGTAGTAGTGCTGTCAACAAGGTCGACTCGGAAACAGACTGCTTGGATTTTGAAATCTTGTGGGAAGACCTTACTATTGGAGAGCAAATAGGGCAAG GTTCTTGTGGAACTGTCTATCATGCGCTGTGGTATGGATCA GACGTTGCCGTTAAAGTGTTCTCCAAACAAGAGTATTCAGATGATGTGATTCTCTCCTTCAGACAGGAG GTATCCCTGATGAAAAAACTCCGACACCCGAACATTCTTCTCTTTATGGGAGTTGTGACTTCGCCTCAGCGTCTTTGCATAGTCACGGAATTCCTCCCACG AGGAAGTTTGCTAGTCAATTACAGGCAGCTCGTTTTGGTGGAGATAATAACCCTCAAAAGGAAACATAAAACCCCAAAAGAGACTTGA
- the LOC111778099 gene encoding uncharacterized protein LOC111778099 isoform X1 translates to MGTPPAEELLRKIQELEEGQAHLKKEMSKFLLSGTSADSNSDHQIQYHHHHHQRSQSISPQRSRFAAAQRRGGAAGGSDSAAAAWKKGSSSFRHSSPLQRESRTCEPSNAAAGVGTSGGSGPAAVNFTNKQYLNILQSMGQSVHILDLNYRIIYWNRAAEIVYGYSAAEALGQDGIALLVDSEDFAFANDVILRVMAGKHWTGHFPVKNKMGQKFIVVATDTPFYDDGVLVGIICISSDSRPFQELKIPLAAGSKQQDADSSIVRSRSTVSTKLGLDPQQPLQVAIASKLSNLASKVSNKVKSKIRTGENSLDREGGSGDGYHSDHGFPDATLRDHREDANSSGASTPRGDSTTHGEFSQVEEQLSGKQVRNHDDEVKGKPTIQKMLSSKAEEWIAKKGLSWPWKGTEQEGGSEARAGHFAWPWLQNDQEAEPANHKSCSPSGRPEMQQNDGHRAANNEASGSWSSFNVNSTSSASSCGSTSSSAVNKVDSETDCLDFEILWEDLTIGEQIGQGSCGTVYHALWYGSDVAVKVFSKQEYSDDVILSFRQEVSLMKKLRHPNILLFMGVVTSPQRLCIVTEFLPRGSLLVNYRQLVLVEIITLKRKHKTPKET, encoded by the exons ATGGGAACTCCACCAGCAGAGGAGCTTCTGAGGAAGATCCAAGAGCTGGAGGAGGGTCAAGCCCATCTCAAGAAGGAAATGtccaaatttcttctctctggAACTTCCGCTGACTCGAACTCTGACCACCAAATCCagtatcatcatcatcaccatcAGCGTTCTCAATCGATATCGCCTCAGCGCTCTAGATTTGCTGCGGCTCAGAGGAGAGGTGGCGCTGCTGGAGGTTCAGACAGCGCCGCGGCGGCGTGGAAGAAAGGCTCTTCCTCGTTTCGGCATTCTTCTCCACTTCAGAGGGAGAGTAGGACTTGTGAACCCTCGAATGCCGCCGCCGGAGTCGGAACCAGCGGCGGCTCTGGCCCCGCCGCCGTTAATTTCACCAACAAACAGTATCTCAATATCTTGCAGTCAATGGGACAGTCTGTTCATATTTTAGACCTAAATTATCGCATAATTTACTG GAACCGAGCTGCTGAAATCGTGTATGGATATTCTGCGGCGGAGGCTCTCGGCCAGGATGGCATTGCGCTTCTAGTAGACTCTGAGGACTTTGCCTTTGCAAATGATGTAATTCTTCGTGTTATGGCGGGTAAGCATTGGACTGGTCACTTCCCTGTGAAGAACAAGATGGGGCAGAAGTTTATAGTTGTTGCCACCGACACTCCCTTCTACGATGATGGTGTATTGGTCGGGATCATCTGTATATCGAGCGACTCACGGCCATTTCAAGAGTTGAAGATTCCTTTAGCAGCAGGTTCTAAACAGCAGGATGCAGATTCAAGCATTGTCCGATCAAGAAGCACGGTTTCAACTAAACTTGGTCTTGATCCTCAGCAGCCTCTGCAAGTAGCAATTGCTTCAAAGTTATCAAACTTG GCATCAAAGGTAAGCAACAAAGTCAAGTCCAAAATTCGAACTGGAGAAAACAGCTTGGATCGTGAAGGTGGAAGCGGAGATGGTTATCACTCTGATCATGGCTTTCCAGATGCAACTCTTCGTGACCATCGGGAGGACGCAAATTCAAGTGGAGCTAGCACACCTCGTGGAGATTCCACGACGCATGGTGAGTTTTCCCAGGTTGAAGAGCAATTATCTGGCAAACAGGTCAGGAATCATGATGATGAGGTTAAAGGAAAGCCTACCATTCAGAAGATGTTATCCTCAAAAGCAGAAGAGTGGATTGCTAAGAAGGGCTTATCGTGGCCGTGGAAAGGGACCGAGCAG GAAGGAGGATCTGAAGCAAGGGCAGGCCATTTTGCCTGGCCTTGGTTACAAAATGATCAAGAAGCTGAACCAGCAAATCATAAGAGTTGCTCTCCATCTGGGAGACCAGAAATGCAGCAAAACGACGGTCATCGAGCAGCCAATAACGAGGCCTCGGGATCCTGGTCATCGTTCAATGTTAACAGCACAAGCAGTGCCAGTAGCTGTGGAAGTACCAGTAGTAGTGCTGTCAACAAGGTCGACTCGGAAACAGACTGCTTGGATTTTGAAATCTTGTGGGAAGACCTTACTATTGGAGAGCAAATAGGGCAAG GTTCTTGTGGAACTGTCTATCATGCGCTGTGGTATGGATCA GACGTTGCCGTTAAAGTGTTCTCCAAACAAGAGTATTCAGATGATGTGATTCTCTCCTTCAGACAGGAG GTATCCCTGATGAAAAAACTCCGACACCCGAACATTCTTCTCTTTATGGGAGTTGTGACTTCGCCTCAGCGTCTTTGCATAGTCACGGAATTCCTCCCACG AGGAAGTTTGCTAGTCAATTACAGGCAGCTCGTTTTGGTGGAGATAATAACCCTCAAAAGGAAACATAAAACCCCAAAAGAGACTTGA
- the LOC111779264 gene encoding ATP-citrate synthase beta chain protein 2 → MATGQIFSRTTQALFYNYKQLPIQRMLDFDFLCGRETPSVAGIINPGSEGFQKLFFGQEEIAIPVHSTIEAACAAHPTADVFINFASFRSAAASSMSALKQPTIRVIAIIAEGVPESDTKQLIAYARANNKVVIGPATVGGIQAGAFKIGDTAGTIDNIIQCKLYRPGSVGFVSKSGGMSNEMYNTIARVTDGIYEGIAIGGDVFPGSTLSDHILRFNNIPQVKMMVVLGELGGRDEYSLVEAMKQGKVNKPVVAWVSGTCATLFKSEVQFGHAGAKSGGELESAQAKNQALRDAGAIVPTSYEALEDAIKETFGKLVEEGKITPVKEVKPPQIPEDLNSAIKSGKVRAPTHIISTISDDRGEEPSYAGIPMSSIVEQGYGVGDVISLLWFKRSLPRYCTHFIEICIMLCADHGPCVSGAHNTIVTARAGKDLVSSLVSGLLTIGPRFGGAIDDAARYFKDAYDRNLTPYEFVESMKKKGIRVPGIGHRIKRGDNRDKRVELLQRFARTHFPSVKYMEYAVEVETYTLSKANNLVLNVDGAIGSLFLDLLAGSGMFSKQEIDEIVQIGYLNGLFVLARSIGLIGHTFDQKRLKQPLYRHPWEDVLYTK, encoded by the exons ATGGCAACCGGACAAATATTTTCTCGTACGACGCAAGCACTATTCTACAACTACAAGCAACTACCCATCCAACGGATGCTTGACTTCGACTTCCTCTGCG GGAGGGAAACGCCGTCAGTTGCTGGAATCATCAATCCTGGTTCCGAGGGATTTCAGAAACTCTTTTTTGGTCAAGAGGAAATTGCCATCCCTGTGCATTCTAC AATTGAAGCAGCTTGTGCAGCACATCCCACAGCCGATGTCTTTATCAACTTTGCATCCTTCAGAAG TGCTGCTGCATCATCAATGTCTGCTTTGAAACAGCCTACCATCAGAGTTATAGCTATCATAGCTGAAGGTGTTCCAGAGTCGGACACTAAACAGTTGATTGCATATGCACGGGCTAACAATAAG GTAGTTATAGGCCCAGCTACTGTTGGTGGTATTCAAGCTGGAGCGTTTAAGATCGGTGACACTGCCGGAACAATTGACAATATAATACAGTGCAAGCTGTACAGGCCGGGATCTGTGGGCTTTGTCTCTAAATCA GGTGGAATGTCCAATGAGATGTACAATACTATTGCCCGTGTTACAGATGGAATTTATGAAG GTATTGCAATTGGAGGTGATGTGTTTCCTGGTTCCACTCTTTCTGACCATATTTTGCGGTTTAACAACATCCCACAG GTTAAGATGATGGTTGTACTTGGTGAACTTGGTGGTCGGGATGAGTACTCTTTAGTTGAAGCCATGAAACAAGGAAAAGTTAACAAACCAGTGGTTGCTTGGGTTAGCGGTACTTGTGCTACACTATTTAAATCTGAAGTTCAATTTGGTCATGCT GGGGCAAAAAGTGGTGGTGAGTTGGAGTCTGCTCAAGCCAAAAATCAGGCTCTAAGGGATGCTGGAGCAATTGTTCCTACGTCATATGAAGCCCTCGAAGATGCAATTAAGGAAACATTTGGAAAATTg GTCGAAGAGGGGAAAATTACTCCAGTAAAGGAAGTGAAGCCTCCACAAATTCCTGAAGATCTTAACTCAGCAATTAAGAGTGGAAAAGTCCGGGCCCCAACCCATATTATTTCCACCATTTCTGATGACAGAG gtgAGGAGCCCAGCTATGCTGGAATTCCAATGTCTTCCATTGTGGAGCAAGGCTATGGTGTTGGGGATGTTATTTCACTATTATGGTTCAAGCGCAGCCTTCCTCGGTACTGTACACATTTTATTGAG ATATGTATCATGCTCTGTGCTGACCATGGTCCTTGTGTATCTGGAGCGCACAACACAATAGTAACAGCTAGGGCTGGAAAAGACCTCGTGTCCAGCCTTGTCTCAG GTTTGCTTACTATTGGCCCACGATTTGGTGGTGCCATTGATGATGCTGCTCGGTATTTCAAGGATGCATATGACAGA AATCTTACACCTTATGAATTTGTTGAAagcatgaaaaagaaagggattCGTGTGCCTGGAATTGGCCACAG GATCAAGAGAGGCGACAACAGGGATAAGAGAGTGGAGCTACTGCAGCGGTTTGCACGGACTCATTTCCCATCTGTGAAGTACATGGAGTATGCTGTGGAAGTCGAAACTTACACTCTCTCAAAGGCAAACAACTTGGTTCTTAATGTAGATGGTGCAATTGGATCCCTTTTCTTGGATCTTCTCGCTGGTAGTGGAATGTTCAGCAAACAAGAGATCGATGAGATCGTCCAGATTGGCTATTTGAACGGCCTGTTCGTGCTGGCTCGATCCATCGGTCTAATTGG ACATACATTTGATCAGAAGAGATTGAAACAGCCACTTTACCGCCACCCATGGGAAGATGTTCTCTACACCAAATGA
- the LOC111778700 gene encoding probable ubiquitin-conjugating enzyme E2 25, translating to MQDKADSVSTHRQIHLFPRHSLKTTHPLRRFEPFSSPKKKMASALCYSHDAEDKQPPTALEPERSTPFKRFDIVTDFSDHHYAHSNLFPNCIGSDVSKKIMREWKILERNLPESIFVRAYEERIDLLRAVIVGPAGTPYHDGLFFFDLAFSSDYPISPPIVYYHSYGLRLNPNLYEDGYVCLSLINTWDGKKEERWNPAISTVLQILISIQALVLNERPYFNEPELDEAAEAEIYSDAYNKEAYLFCCKMTMRLIQNPPKNFEEFVRDYFRQRGKGILTACKAYSEGRVRVGRFXSVTTNLGENI from the exons ATGCAAGACAAAGCTGACTCCGTTTCCACACACCGCCAAATCCATTTGTTTCCGCGTCACTCTCTTAAAACGACCCATCCCCTCCGTCGTTTCGAACCATTCTCttcacctaaaaaaaaaatggcttcCGCTCTCTGCTATTCCCACGACGCCGAAGACAAACAACCGCCCACCGCCCTCGAACCTGAGAGATCGACGCCGTTCAAACGATTTGATATTGTCACGGATTTCTCCGATCACCATTACGCTCACTCCAACTTGTTCCCCAACTGCATTGGATCGGATGTCTCGAAGAAGATCATGCGAGAGTGGAAGATTCTGGAGAGGAATCTTCCGGAATCGATTTTCGTTCGCGCTTACGAGGAGAGAATCGATCTTCTACGAGCCGTGATTGTCGGTCCGGCTGGAACTCCCTATCACGACGGATTGTTCTTCTTCGACCTGGCGTTCAGTTCCGATTATCCGATCAGTCCTCCGATTGTGTACTACCACTCCTACGGACTGCGATTGAACCCTAACCTGTACGAAGACGGCTATGTGTGCTTGAGTTTGATCAATACCTGGGACGGAAAAAAGGAAGAGCGCTGGAATCCGGCGATTTCAACAGTGCTTCAGATTCTGATATCGATTCAAGCGCTGGTGCTGAACGAGAGGCCGTACTTCAACGAACCGGAACTGGACGAGGCAGCGGAGGCGGAGATTTACTCGGACGCGTACAACAAGGAAGCGTACCTATTCTGCTGCAAGATGACGATGCGATTGATACAGAATCCGCCGAAGAATTTCGAGGAATTTGTAAGAGATTACTTCAGACAGCGAGGGAAGGGGATTCTGACAGCTTGCAAGGCGTATTCGGAGGGGCGCGTTAGGGTCGGGAGGTTCANAAGTGTGACAACAAATTTAG gTGAGAATATTTGA
- the LOC111778099 gene encoding uncharacterized protein LOC111778099 isoform X3 has product MSKFLLSGTSADSNSDHQIQYHHHHHQRSQSISPQRSRFAAAQRRGGAAGGSDSAAAAWKKGSSSFRHSSPLQRESRTCEPSNAAAGVGTSGGSGPAAVNFTNKQYLNILQSMGQSVHILDLNYRIIYWNRAAEIVYGYSAAEALGQDGIALLVDSEDFAFANDVILRVMAGKHWTGHFPVKNKMGQKFIVVATDTPFYDDGVLVGIICISSDSRPFQELKIPLAAGSKQQDADSSIVRSRSTVSTKLGLDPQQPLQVAIASKLSNLASKVSNKVKSKIRTGENSLDREGGSGDGYHSDHGFPDATLRDHREDANSSGASTPRGDSTTHGEFSQVEEQLSGKQVRNHDDEVKGKPTIQKMLSSKAEEWIAKKGLSWPWKGTEQEGGSEARAGHFAWPWLQNDQEAEPANHKSCSPSGRPEMQQNDGHRAANNEASGSWSSFNVNSTSSASSCGSTSSSAVNKVDSETDCLDFEILWEDLTIGEQIGQGSCGTVYHALWYGSDVAVKVFSKQEYSDDVILSFRQEVSLMKKLRHPNILLFMGVVTSPQRLCIVTEFLPRGSLLVNYRQLVLVEIITLKRKHKTPKET; this is encoded by the exons ATGtccaaatttcttctctctggAACTTCCGCTGACTCGAACTCTGACCACCAAATCCagtatcatcatcatcaccatcAGCGTTCTCAATCGATATCGCCTCAGCGCTCTAGATTTGCTGCGGCTCAGAGGAGAGGTGGCGCTGCTGGAGGTTCAGACAGCGCCGCGGCGGCGTGGAAGAAAGGCTCTTCCTCGTTTCGGCATTCTTCTCCACTTCAGAGGGAGAGTAGGACTTGTGAACCCTCGAATGCCGCCGCCGGAGTCGGAACCAGCGGCGGCTCTGGCCCCGCCGCCGTTAATTTCACCAACAAACAGTATCTCAATATCTTGCAGTCAATGGGACAGTCTGTTCATATTTTAGACCTAAATTATCGCATAATTTACTG GAACCGAGCTGCTGAAATCGTGTATGGATATTCTGCGGCGGAGGCTCTCGGCCAGGATGGCATTGCGCTTCTAGTAGACTCTGAGGACTTTGCCTTTGCAAATGATGTAATTCTTCGTGTTATGGCGGGTAAGCATTGGACTGGTCACTTCCCTGTGAAGAACAAGATGGGGCAGAAGTTTATAGTTGTTGCCACCGACACTCCCTTCTACGATGATGGTGTATTGGTCGGGATCATCTGTATATCGAGCGACTCACGGCCATTTCAAGAGTTGAAGATTCCTTTAGCAGCAGGTTCTAAACAGCAGGATGCAGATTCAAGCATTGTCCGATCAAGAAGCACGGTTTCAACTAAACTTGGTCTTGATCCTCAGCAGCCTCTGCAAGTAGCAATTGCTTCAAAGTTATCAAACTTG GCATCAAAGGTAAGCAACAAAGTCAAGTCCAAAATTCGAACTGGAGAAAACAGCTTGGATCGTGAAGGTGGAAGCGGAGATGGTTATCACTCTGATCATGGCTTTCCAGATGCAACTCTTCGTGACCATCGGGAGGACGCAAATTCAAGTGGAGCTAGCACACCTCGTGGAGATTCCACGACGCATGGTGAGTTTTCCCAGGTTGAAGAGCAATTATCTGGCAAACAGGTCAGGAATCATGATGATGAGGTTAAAGGAAAGCCTACCATTCAGAAGATGTTATCCTCAAAAGCAGAAGAGTGGATTGCTAAGAAGGGCTTATCGTGGCCGTGGAAAGGGACCGAGCAG GAAGGAGGATCTGAAGCAAGGGCAGGCCATTTTGCCTGGCCTTGGTTACAAAATGATCAAGAAGCTGAACCAGCAAATCATAAGAGTTGCTCTCCATCTGGGAGACCAGAAATGCAGCAAAACGACGGTCATCGAGCAGCCAATAACGAGGCCTCGGGATCCTGGTCATCGTTCAATGTTAACAGCACAAGCAGTGCCAGTAGCTGTGGAAGTACCAGTAGTAGTGCTGTCAACAAGGTCGACTCGGAAACAGACTGCTTGGATTTTGAAATCTTGTGGGAAGACCTTACTATTGGAGAGCAAATAGGGCAAG GTTCTTGTGGAACTGTCTATCATGCGCTGTGGTATGGATCA GACGTTGCCGTTAAAGTGTTCTCCAAACAAGAGTATTCAGATGATGTGATTCTCTCCTTCAGACAGGAG GTATCCCTGATGAAAAAACTCCGACACCCGAACATTCTTCTCTTTATGGGAGTTGTGACTTCGCCTCAGCGTCTTTGCATAGTCACGGAATTCCTCCCACG AGGAAGTTTGCTAGTCAATTACAGGCAGCTCGTTTTGGTGGAGATAATAACCCTCAAAAGGAAACATAAAACCCCAAAAGAGACTTGA
- the LOC111778099 gene encoding uncharacterized protein LOC111778099 isoform X4 has product MGTPPAEELLRKIQELEEGQAHLKKEMSKFLLSGTSADSNSDHQIQYHHHHHQRSQSISPQRSRFAAAQRRGGAAGGSDSAAAAWKKGSSSFRHSSPLQRESRTCEPSNAAAGVGTSGGSGPAAVNFTNKQYLNILQSMGQSVHILDLNYRIIYWNRAAEIVYGYSAAEALGQDGIALLVDSEDFAFANDVILRVMAGKHWTGHFPVKNKMGQKFIVVATDTPFYDDGVLVGIICISSDSRPFQELKIPLAAGSKQQDADSSIVRSRSTVSTKLGLDPQQPLQVAIASKLSNLASKVSNKVKSKIRTGENSLDREGGSGDGYHSDHGFPDATLRDHREDANSSGASTPRGDSTTHGEFSQVEEQLSGKQVRNHDDEVKGKPTIQKMLSSKAEEWIAKKGLSWPWKGTEQEGGSEARAGHFAWPWLQNDQEAEPANHKSCSPSGRPEMQQNDGHRAANNEASGSWSSFNVNSTSSASSCGSTSSSAVNKVDSETDCLDFEILWEDLTIGEQIGQGSCGTVYHALWTLPLKCSPNKSIQMM; this is encoded by the exons ATGGGAACTCCACCAGCAGAGGAGCTTCTGAGGAAGATCCAAGAGCTGGAGGAGGGTCAAGCCCATCTCAAGAAGGAAATGtccaaatttcttctctctggAACTTCCGCTGACTCGAACTCTGACCACCAAATCCagtatcatcatcatcaccatcAGCGTTCTCAATCGATATCGCCTCAGCGCTCTAGATTTGCTGCGGCTCAGAGGAGAGGTGGCGCTGCTGGAGGTTCAGACAGCGCCGCGGCGGCGTGGAAGAAAGGCTCTTCCTCGTTTCGGCATTCTTCTCCACTTCAGAGGGAGAGTAGGACTTGTGAACCCTCGAATGCCGCCGCCGGAGTCGGAACCAGCGGCGGCTCTGGCCCCGCCGCCGTTAATTTCACCAACAAACAGTATCTCAATATCTTGCAGTCAATGGGACAGTCTGTTCATATTTTAGACCTAAATTATCGCATAATTTACTG GAACCGAGCTGCTGAAATCGTGTATGGATATTCTGCGGCGGAGGCTCTCGGCCAGGATGGCATTGCGCTTCTAGTAGACTCTGAGGACTTTGCCTTTGCAAATGATGTAATTCTTCGTGTTATGGCGGGTAAGCATTGGACTGGTCACTTCCCTGTGAAGAACAAGATGGGGCAGAAGTTTATAGTTGTTGCCACCGACACTCCCTTCTACGATGATGGTGTATTGGTCGGGATCATCTGTATATCGAGCGACTCACGGCCATTTCAAGAGTTGAAGATTCCTTTAGCAGCAGGTTCTAAACAGCAGGATGCAGATTCAAGCATTGTCCGATCAAGAAGCACGGTTTCAACTAAACTTGGTCTTGATCCTCAGCAGCCTCTGCAAGTAGCAATTGCTTCAAAGTTATCAAACTTG GCATCAAAGGTAAGCAACAAAGTCAAGTCCAAAATTCGAACTGGAGAAAACAGCTTGGATCGTGAAGGTGGAAGCGGAGATGGTTATCACTCTGATCATGGCTTTCCAGATGCAACTCTTCGTGACCATCGGGAGGACGCAAATTCAAGTGGAGCTAGCACACCTCGTGGAGATTCCACGACGCATGGTGAGTTTTCCCAGGTTGAAGAGCAATTATCTGGCAAACAGGTCAGGAATCATGATGATGAGGTTAAAGGAAAGCCTACCATTCAGAAGATGTTATCCTCAAAAGCAGAAGAGTGGATTGCTAAGAAGGGCTTATCGTGGCCGTGGAAAGGGACCGAGCAG GAAGGAGGATCTGAAGCAAGGGCAGGCCATTTTGCCTGGCCTTGGTTACAAAATGATCAAGAAGCTGAACCAGCAAATCATAAGAGTTGCTCTCCATCTGGGAGACCAGAAATGCAGCAAAACGACGGTCATCGAGCAGCCAATAACGAGGCCTCGGGATCCTGGTCATCGTTCAATGTTAACAGCACAAGCAGTGCCAGTAGCTGTGGAAGTACCAGTAGTAGTGCTGTCAACAAGGTCGACTCGGAAACAGACTGCTTGGATTTTGAAATCTTGTGGGAAGACCTTACTATTGGAGAGCAAATAGGGCAAG GTTCTTGTGGAACTGTCTATCATGCGCTGTG GACGTTGCCGTTAAAGTGTTCTCCAAACAAGAGTATTCAGATGATGTGA